The proteins below are encoded in one region of Candidatus Krumholzibacteriia bacterium:
- a CDS encoding ABC transporter permease yields the protein QNLMLPVWICLMIPMFLMFFVGQHPDLWWVRVLTYVPFFTPFLMVNRLASAVPPGPVEIAASLVLMVFSCWGATYLASRVFRVGILLYGKPANPRELWRWMRAG from the coding sequence CGCAGAATCTGATGCTGCCGGTGTGGATCTGCCTCATGATTCCCATGTTCCTCATGTTCTTCGTCGGCCAGCACCCGGACCTGTGGTGGGTCCGCGTCCTCACCTACGTCCCCTTCTTCACCCCCTTCCTGATGGTGAACCGGCTGGCGAGCGCCGTGCCCCCGGGCCCGGTGGAGATCGCCGCGAGCCTCGTCCTCATGGTCTTCTCTTGCTGGGGAGCCACCTATCTCGCGTCGCGCGTTTTTCGTGTCGGCATCTTGCTCTATGGCAAGCCGGCGAATCCGCGGGAGCTCTGGCGCTGGATGCGGGCGGGCTAG
- a CDS encoding DinB family protein, producing MVDELRTQVERMLRGDGAHATYEDVLRTFPSRWAGERIPDLPHTPWQLLEHLRIAQWDILEWSRNPSHESPAFPAGYWPKAATPDSEQDWKRSVNAFMKDLEAIIAMVREAPDPCASIPHTEGVSLLRETLLLADHNSYHLGQLVQLRRAIEAKASPSG from the coding sequence ATGGTGGACGAGCTCCGCACCCAGGTGGAGCGCATGCTGCGCGGCGACGGCGCCCACGCCACCTACGAAGACGTGCTGCGCACCTTCCCGTCGCGCTGGGCGGGGGAACGCATCCCGGATCTGCCGCACACTCCCTGGCAGCTCCTCGAACACCTGCGCATCGCCCAGTGGGACATCCTGGAATGGAGCCGCAATCCTTCACACGAGTCGCCGGCGTTTCCCGCCGGCTACTGGCCCAAGGCGGCGACCCCGGATTCGGAGCAGGATTGGAAGCGGAGCGTGAACGCTTTCATGAAGGACCTGGAGGCGATAATCGCCATGGTCCGCGAAGCACCGGATCCCTGCGCTTCCATCCCCCACACCGAAGGTGTGAGCCTGTTGCGCGAAACGCTGCTACTCGCGGACCACAACAGCTACCACCTGGGACAGCTGGTGCAGCTCCGCCGCGCCATTGAGGCGAAAGCGAGCCCGTCAGGCTAG
- a CDS encoding transaldolase family protein, with translation MIHSSESTQIARKLEAGMKEWVRQGFQPAFEQKHFESAPRWLALQKTGSELWLDTGDIQGISGLWSAEFRGLTTNNTLLNAEVQRGQYDDLVRKTAKRLRELEPEIPESLLVLEIAFVLNAYHGLRLVERFDSWVSVEEHTDLADDVELAVLYGKRFHAICPERFIVKLPLTPAGLLGMRKLRRAGVPVNFTLGFSARHNVLAARLGDPSFVNVFLGRLNAFVSDAGLGSGTGVGEKATAASQEAIRTLRREKRAATRQIAASLRGSEQVWTLAGTDVLTIPLAVAKGYRDAATAPPTSAGPAAADIRPEVEATALRELRFETLWAITPELVAAADALTRADLDSMRPSDLVATLRRHGVHDIFPDYTATEIETIRKDGKIPKLERWRERLRAGTTSLDGLLNISGLHSFAADQEQLDARVRGLLG, from the coding sequence ATGATCCATTCGTCCGAAAGCACTCAGATCGCGCGCAAGCTGGAAGCCGGGATGAAAGAGTGGGTGCGGCAGGGATTCCAGCCCGCCTTCGAACAGAAACATTTCGAGAGCGCGCCCCGCTGGCTGGCGCTCCAGAAAACCGGCAGCGAGCTCTGGCTCGACACCGGCGACATCCAAGGGATTTCCGGACTGTGGAGCGCGGAGTTCCGCGGTCTCACGACGAACAACACTCTCCTCAACGCCGAGGTGCAGCGCGGCCAGTACGACGACCTGGTGCGGAAGACGGCGAAGCGCCTGCGCGAGCTCGAGCCGGAGATCCCCGAATCGCTGCTCGTGCTCGAGATCGCCTTCGTGCTCAACGCCTATCACGGGCTCCGTCTGGTGGAGCGCTTTGATTCCTGGGTGAGCGTGGAGGAGCACACCGATCTCGCCGACGACGTGGAGCTGGCCGTGCTCTACGGCAAGCGCTTCCACGCCATCTGCCCGGAGCGCTTCATCGTCAAGCTGCCGCTGACGCCGGCAGGCTTGCTCGGCATGCGCAAGCTACGCCGCGCCGGCGTACCGGTCAACTTCACCCTCGGGTTTTCGGCGCGGCACAACGTTCTCGCCGCGCGCCTCGGCGACCCGAGCTTCGTCAACGTCTTCCTCGGGCGCCTCAATGCCTTCGTCAGCGACGCAGGCCTCGGCAGCGGCACCGGTGTGGGAGAGAAGGCCACCGCCGCCAGCCAGGAGGCGATCCGGACGCTGCGGCGCGAGAAGCGGGCGGCGACTCGGCAGATCGCCGCGAGCTTGCGCGGCAGCGAACAGGTGTGGACGCTGGCGGGCACCGATGTCCTCACCATTCCGCTCGCCGTCGCCAAGGGCTACCGCGATGCCGCGACAGCGCCACCCACGTCTGCAGGACCGGCGGCCGCGGACATCCGTCCCGAGGTGGAGGCGACGGCGCTCCGGGAGCTGCGCTTCGAGACCTTGTGGGCGATCACACCGGAGCTGGTGGCGGCGGCGGACGCGCTCACGCGCGCCGATCTCGATTCGATGCGCCCGTCCGACCTGGTGGCGACGCTCCGCCGGCACGGCGTCCACGATATCTTCCCCGACTACACGGCGACGGAGATCGAGACGATCCGCAAGGACGGCAAGATCCCGAAGCTGGAGCGCTGGCGGGAACGCCTGCGGGCCGGGACGACGTCCCTCGATGGGCTGCTCAACATCAGCGGCTTGCACTCCTTCGCCGCCGATCAGGAGCAGCTCGACGCGCGCGTGCGCGGCTTGCTGGGCTAG
- a CDS encoding metalloregulator ArsR/SmtB family transcription factor gives MRKKSDENRGPGRGSAPASASGRDGEATRGRILFLLKTRGPERTAAIAARLGCTPMGARQHLALLQEDGLVDFEARRRGVGRPARWWRLTPAGQARFPQGYAELTVELLGSLRRAFGARGLERLVSARTRQQRRDYSQRLPAPSSPLARRVAALARLRRSEGYMADWRRQRDGSYLLVENHCPICAAAQVCQGLCAGELDLFQSVLGKDVVVERTEHLLAGARRCAYRIGPAAPGTE, from the coding sequence ATGCGGAAGAAGAGCGACGAGAACCGGGGGCCCGGGCGTGGGTCGGCGCCGGCCAGCGCCAGCGGCCGAGACGGCGAGGCCACCCGGGGCCGCATCCTCTTCCTTCTCAAGACCCGCGGGCCCGAGCGAACCGCCGCCATCGCCGCCCGCCTGGGCTGCACCCCGATGGGGGCGAGGCAGCATCTGGCGCTCTTGCAAGAGGATGGGCTCGTCGACTTCGAGGCGCGCCGCCGGGGTGTCGGACGCCCCGCTCGCTGGTGGCGCCTCACACCTGCTGGCCAGGCCCGCTTTCCCCAGGGCTACGCCGAGCTCACCGTGGAGCTGCTCGGGAGTCTCCGCCGCGCCTTTGGTGCCCGCGGTCTCGAACGCCTGGTGTCGGCGCGCACACGGCAGCAGCGCCGCGACTACAGCCAGCGTTTACCCGCGCCCTCGTCGCCCCTGGCGCGCCGTGTCGCGGCTCTTGCACGCCTGCGCCGCTCCGAGGGTTACATGGCGGACTGGCGCCGCCAGCGAGACGGCAGCTATCTCCTGGTAGAAAACCACTGTCCGATCTGCGCCGCGGCGCAAGTGTGCCAAGGCCTCTGCGCCGGCGAGCTCGACCTCTTCCAGAGTGTTCTCGGCAAGGACGTGGTGGTGGAGCGGACGGAGCACCTCCTCGCCGGGGCGCGGCGCTGCGCTTACCGCATCGGGCCCGCCGCGCCAGGAACGGAGTGA
- a CDS encoding Rieske 2Fe-2S domain-containing protein: MLEVASAWERVGELESFAPGSLTTWKMHRTQLVIGRTEAGAVFALDNRCPHEGYPLAQGNLNDCTLTCNWHNWKFDVRDGTCLLGGEGARSYPVRIVDGVVEVNLAEPPPEATWPRLRAGLDDAFHQGDTGQALREAARLLHSGYAPLRLLADVGRYDALHAEYGSSHVLAVAADSAGLLGRQRGVAALAIVAPVLELCIDTDARLPVRSLPTPLPGATGAEFRAAVEAEDNERAEGLLRGAFAAGIPRAEIESWLCRAVADHFLDFGHALIYLVKAVTFLDRVDADYACDIEAGLVYSIVLGTREDRLPYLRSSFARVATFAPEFPAVFAAARPGTDWDASALRDAVLDGSSAAAVDGVWEALRRGVTPEEVAQALVAAAAHRLLRFDTRWESDPEVAENWLWATHRLTFASAVRHAVLRFREPAALHFLFQAAAFIQTGRPMDMPAAARPPLEAAATASIPTLVDSIRSRRSEEAVACAARLLQDESNVDLVYRALEDHCSDCFVRPIFVAHALKTTLAAIEEHQSLTGHPDRAVPLLAAVRFLASPVRERDLHAQVHRSLRWVVAGRVPRKLTQ, encoded by the coding sequence ATGCTCGAGGTCGCCAGCGCCTGGGAACGGGTGGGTGAGCTCGAGAGCTTCGCCCCCGGCAGTCTCACGACTTGGAAGATGCATCGTACTCAGCTGGTGATCGGGCGCACCGAGGCCGGCGCCGTCTTCGCTCTCGACAACCGCTGCCCGCACGAAGGCTATCCTCTCGCCCAAGGCAATCTCAACGACTGCACCCTCACCTGCAACTGGCACAACTGGAAGTTCGACGTGCGCGACGGCACTTGCCTCCTGGGAGGCGAAGGCGCCCGCTCCTATCCCGTGCGCATCGTGGACGGTGTCGTCGAAGTGAACTTGGCGGAACCTCCACCGGAAGCGACTTGGCCGCGTTTGCGCGCCGGTCTCGACGACGCGTTCCACCAGGGCGATACTGGCCAGGCCTTGCGTGAGGCGGCGCGCTTGCTGCACTCGGGCTACGCGCCGCTGCGGCTCCTGGCCGACGTGGGCCGTTACGATGCGCTCCACGCCGAGTACGGGAGCAGTCATGTGCTGGCGGTGGCAGCCGACAGCGCCGGTCTGCTCGGCCGCCAGCGCGGCGTCGCGGCCCTCGCCATCGTGGCGCCCGTTCTCGAGCTCTGCATCGACACCGACGCGCGCTTGCCCGTGCGCTCACTCCCCACTCCGCTTCCGGGCGCGACGGGGGCGGAGTTCCGCGCTGCTGTCGAGGCCGAAGACAACGAGCGCGCCGAGGGACTGCTGCGCGGCGCCTTCGCGGCCGGGATCCCTCGCGCCGAGATCGAGAGCTGGCTCTGCCGCGCTGTCGCCGACCACTTCCTCGACTTCGGCCACGCCTTGATCTACCTGGTCAAGGCGGTGACCTTCCTCGATCGCGTCGACGCGGACTACGCCTGCGACATCGAGGCGGGTCTCGTCTACAGCATCGTGCTCGGCACGCGGGAGGATCGGCTGCCGTACCTGCGGAGCAGCTTCGCCCGCGTTGCGACGTTCGCCCCCGAGTTTCCTGCCGTCTTCGCCGCGGCGCGCCCCGGCACCGACTGGGATGCCTCCGCTCTCCGCGACGCCGTCCTCGACGGCAGCAGCGCCGCAGCCGTGGACGGCGTCTGGGAGGCGCTGCGCCGCGGTGTGACGCCGGAAGAGGTGGCGCAGGCTCTCGTCGCCGCCGCCGCCCATCGATTGCTGCGTTTCGATACGCGCTGGGAGTCCGATCCAGAGGTGGCGGAGAACTGGCTCTGGGCCACGCACCGCCTCACCTTCGCGAGCGCCGTGCGCCACGCAGTGCTCCGCTTCCGCGAACCGGCGGCGCTCCACTTCCTCTTCCAAGCCGCGGCCTTCATCCAAACGGGCCGGCCCATGGACATGCCCGCCGCAGCCAGGCCGCCGCTGGAGGCCGCCGCCACCGCCTCCATTCCGACCCTGGTGGACTCGATCCGCTCGCGCCGCAGCGAGGAGGCCGTCGCTTGCGCCGCGCGACTCTTGCAAGACGAGAGCAACGTCGACCTCGTGTACCGCGCCCTCGAGGATCACTGCAGCGACTGCTTCGTCCGCCCCATCTTCGTTGCCCACGCGCTCAAGACCACGCTCGCCGCCATCGAGGAGCACCAGAGCCTCACCGGGCATCCGGACCGGGCGGTGCCGCTCCTCGCTGCGGTCCGCTTCCTGGCCTCGCCTGTTCGCGAGCGGGATCTGCACGCGCAGGTGCACCGCTCGCTCCGTTGGGTCGTGGCGGGCCGCGTGCCCCGCAAGCTCACCCAGTGA